A region of the Ornithinimicrobium ciconiae genome:
CGCGCTGGTCATCGGGTCGGCCAACTTCCCCGAGAACGTGCTCCTGGCGGAGATCTATGCCGCAGCACTGGGCGACGCGGGCGTGGAGGTGACCACCAACCTCAACATCGGCAACCGGGAGGCCTACATGCTCGGCCTCGAGGACGGGTCGATCGACCTGATCCCGGAGTACACCGGCAACCTGACCCTCTATCTCAACGAGTCCGCCGAGGCCACCGAGAGCGAGGCGGTCTATGCCGAGCTGCAGGAATCGCTGCCCGAGGACCTCACTGTGCTGGAGATGGCGGAGGCCGAGGACAAGGACTCGGTGGTGGTCACCCAGGAGACGGCAGAGGAGTTCGGGCTGACCAGCATCGCCGACCTGGCCCCGCACGCCCCCAACATGGTGCTCGGTGGGCCGGCCGAGTGGCGCGACCGGTTCACCGGGGTGCCCGGGCTGAAGGAGGTCTATGGCCTGGAGTTCTCCTCGTTCAAGCCGCTGGACGCCGGCTCCACGCTGACCGTGCAGGCACTGCTCAACGGGCAGATCGACGCGGGCAACATCTTCAGCACGGACCCGGCGATCGCCGAGAACGACTTTGTGGTCCTCGAGGACCCGGAGGCGCTCTTCGCGGCGCAGAATGTCGTGCCATTGATCTCCACCGACAAGGTGACCCCCGAGGTCGAGGAGGCGCTCAACGCCGTGTCTGCCGCGCTGACC
Encoded here:
- a CDS encoding ABC transporter substrate-binding protein, which translates into the protein MNRRHPALLVSALVGALALSACGGEDPLEGDEEQTGGGGGDAALVIGSANFPENVLLAEIYAAALGDAGVEVTTNLNIGNREAYMLGLEDGSIDLIPEYTGNLTLYLNESAEATESEAVYAELQESLPEDLTVLEMAEAEDKDSVVVTQETAEEFGLTSIADLAPHAPNMVLGGPAEWRDRFTGVPGLKEVYGLEFSSFKPLDAGSTLTVQALLNGQIDAGNIFSTDPAIAENDFVVLEDPEALFAAQNVVPLISTDKVTPEVEEALNAVSAALTTENLTEMMVQVQETDPADVAREFVDGL